One genomic window of Monodelphis domestica isolate mMonDom1 chromosome 1, mMonDom1.pri, whole genome shotgun sequence includes the following:
- the LOC100016966 gene encoding olfactory receptor 1B1-like, with product MACASNASHTPIFLLVGLWKGGPPNSLLFLLFLTAYMGAMVGNLTLVLLISWDSRLSTPMYYLLRGLSVIDTGLATVTLPQVLAHLASAQPAIPAIRCLLQFFFFYVFGVTDTLVVAVMAVDRYVAICNPLHYPAVMNQQVCGRLLASCWTVSFIHSLLHVGLLFPLQWTGDNEGVVYLPHFFCDHRPLLKASCSDTKPNELAIFLEGGLLMMGPCILILLSYARIAITISRLPSAAGRKKAFSTCGSHLTMVTFLYGTIIWVYFQPPSQNSQQQDMAAAVMYTAITPLANPFVYSLRNKDVKGAFQRLLVPNRVTS from the coding sequence ATGGCTTGTGCCTCTAATGCCTCACACACACCAATATTTCTTTTAGTGGGGTTATGGAAAGGTGGCCCTCCTAATAGTCTTCTTTTCCTGCTGTTCTTGACTGCCTACATGGGTGCTATGGTGGGTAACTTAACACTAGTCCTTCTTATCTCTTGGGACTCACGGCTTAGCACTCCCATGTACTACCTGCTACGTGGGCTCTCTGTGATTGACACAGGGCTGGCCACAGTTACCTTACCCCAGGTGCTGGCCCACCTGGCTTCTGCCCAACCAGCCATTCCTGCTATCCGTTGCCTACTccagtttttcttcttctatgtATTTGGTGTCACGGACACACTAGTGGTGGCGGTCATGGCTGTGGACCGTTATGTGGCCATCTGTAACCCATTGCACTATCCAGCTGTAATGAACCAACAGGTCTGTGGCCGTTTACTAGCTTCTTGTTGGACTGTGTCCTTCATTCATTCTCTTCTGCATGTAGGGCTCCTATTTCCCCTCCAGTGGACTGGTGACAATGAGGGTGTTGTCTATCTCCCCCACTTTTTCTGTGATCACCGACCCCTACTGAAGGCATCCTGCTCTGACACTAAACCCAATGAGTTGGCCATCTTTCTGGAGGGTGGCTTGCTCATGATGGGACCCTGTATTCTCATTCTACTTTCCTATGCCCGCATTGCAATTACTATCTCACGGCTGCCCTCAGCTGCTGGCCGAAAGAAGGCTTTCTCCACCTGTGGTTCCCATCTAACCATGGTCACTTTCCTCTATGGCACCATCATCTGGGTATATTTTCAGCCACCCTCCCAGAATTCTCAGCAGCAAGACATGGCAGCTGCTGTGATGTATACAGCCATTACTCCTCTGGCCAATCCATTTGTCTACAGTCTCCGCAATAAGGATGTTAAGGGTGCCTTTCAAAGACTTCTTGTTCCCAATCGAGTCACCTCCTGA